From the genome of Candidatus Brocadiaceae bacterium, one region includes:
- a CDS encoding phosphotransferase, whose protein sequence is MESTDVGRITDVHSHLLWGVDDGAASLDESLRMCEAYVAESVETVVATPHMAHPVYNVPRPLILERVAELRDASRRRGLGLSILPGGDVHLQPDLLPMLDSGNLMTVADGGVYLLLELPEQGLPPLADLVFQLQVRGITPVVTHPERHAPLVRRPQYLAELVERGCLAQVTAGALLGEFGRSARRAAERFLAGGLAHVVASDAHSASGPRSPSFAPVRDRLASLVGPERAAQLLCANPGRLVRGEPMEPIE, encoded by the coding sequence ATGGAATCGACCGACGTCGGGCGCATCACGGACGTCCACAGCCATCTGCTGTGGGGGGTGGATGACGGGGCGGCCTCCCTCGACGAGTCGTTGCGCATGTGCGAGGCCTACGTGGCCGAGTCCGTCGAGACCGTCGTGGCCACGCCTCACATGGCACACCCCGTCTACAACGTGCCGCGCCCCCTGATCCTGGAGAGGGTGGCCGAACTCCGGGACGCCTCCCGCCGACGCGGTCTGGGGCTGTCGATCCTGCCGGGAGGCGACGTGCACCTGCAGCCGGATCTGCTGCCGATGCTCGACTCCGGCAACCTGATGACCGTCGCCGATGGCGGCGTCTACCTGCTCCTGGAACTGCCCGAGCAGGGCCTGCCGCCCCTGGCCGATCTGGTCTTCCAGCTTCAGGTGCGGGGCATCACGCCCGTTGTGACCCACCCGGAGCGTCACGCGCCCCTCGTGCGCCGCCCGCAGTACCTGGCCGAGCTGGTCGAGCGGGGCTGTCTGGCGCAGGTGACGGCCGGGGCGCTGCTGGGGGAGTTCGGCCGGTCCGCCCGTCGCGCGGCCGAACGTTTCCTGGCGGGTGGACTGGCGCACGTCGTGGCCAGCGACGCGCACTCGGCATCCGGGCCCCGCAGCCCGTCGTTTGCCCCGGTGCGCGACCGTCTGGCGTCCCTGGTGGGGCCGGAACGCGCCGCACAGCTCCTCTGTGCGAATCCGGGCCGGCTTGTGCGGGGCGAACCGATGGAACCGATCGAGTAG